The proteins below come from a single Treponema phagedenis genomic window:
- a CDS encoding glycine hydroxymethyltransferase — translation MKESGLQMYLKNISMENINTALVAYLANLDMVAKTFPEIAENIVKEFSDQRTHLKLIASENYCSLSVQAAMGNLLTDKYAEGYPEHRYYGGCQNIDAIESAAAEEAKLLFGAEYAYVQPHAGADANITAYWAILSAKIEMPALEKIGEMNVSNLTEQQWEALRQKLGNQKLMGLDYYSGGHLTHGYRQNISARMFQTCSYTVDKKTGLLDYDQIEEQALKEKPLILLAGYSAYPRSINFRKFKEIAEKAGAVLMVDMAHFAGLVAGKVFTGDEDPVRWADIVTTTTHKTLRGPRGALILCKKEFADVVNKGCPLVLGGPLPHMMAAKAIAFREAQSKAYQDYAHQVRDNARALADAAMKLGMRLQTGGTDNHLMLIDVQPFGLTGRQAETAMTQCGITLNRNALPFDPNGAWFTSGLRIGTPAVTTLGMKEPEMQEIAEMIYAVLKATKPAKTKSGGQSRTHVEIDSKVKIKTEQKVKDLLKRFVLYPELDLELLKRIYIR, via the coding sequence ATGAAAGAATCCGGTTTACAAATGTATTTGAAAAATATCTCTATGGAAAATATAAACACCGCCCTTGTTGCCTATCTGGCAAATCTGGATATGGTTGCAAAAACGTTTCCGGAAATTGCGGAGAATATCGTAAAGGAATTTTCTGACCAGCGGACGCATCTAAAACTTATTGCAAGCGAAAACTATTGCTCACTTTCGGTGCAGGCGGCGATGGGGAACTTGCTCACCGATAAGTATGCGGAAGGCTACCCCGAACATCGCTATTACGGAGGCTGCCAAAATATTGATGCGATAGAATCAGCGGCTGCAGAGGAAGCAAAGCTTTTGTTCGGCGCAGAATATGCCTATGTGCAGCCGCATGCGGGAGCGGATGCAAATATTACCGCCTATTGGGCAATTCTTTCCGCAAAAATAGAGATGCCGGCACTTGAAAAAATCGGCGAAATGAATGTATCGAATTTAACCGAACAGCAATGGGAAGCGTTACGGCAAAAATTAGGGAATCAAAAATTGATGGGCTTGGATTATTATTCGGGCGGGCATTTGACGCACGGCTATCGGCAAAATATTTCCGCGCGTATGTTTCAAACGTGCTCATACACGGTTGATAAAAAAACCGGCTTACTGGATTATGACCAAATAGAGGAGCAAGCACTAAAAGAAAAACCGCTTATTCTGCTTGCGGGATACAGTGCCTATCCGCGCAGCATCAACTTCCGCAAGTTTAAAGAGATTGCGGAAAAAGCCGGTGCGGTGTTAATGGTTGATATGGCGCATTTTGCGGGGCTTGTTGCAGGAAAGGTTTTTACCGGCGATGAAGACCCGGTGCGCTGGGCGGATATTGTAACGACAACAACGCATAAAACACTGCGCGGGCCGCGCGGCGCTTTAATTTTGTGTAAAAAAGAATTTGCCGATGTGGTAAACAAGGGCTGTCCCTTAGTGCTCGGCGGTCCGTTGCCCCATATGATGGCGGCAAAGGCGATTGCCTTTCGGGAAGCGCAAAGCAAGGCGTATCAGGACTATGCGCATCAGGTACGCGATAATGCACGCGCCCTTGCCGATGCGGCAATGAAGCTCGGTATGCGTTTACAAACCGGCGGCACCGATAATCATTTAATGCTGATTGATGTGCAGCCCTTTGGTTTAACCGGCAGACAGGCGGAAACAGCTATGACCCAATGCGGCATAACACTGAACAGAAACGCCCTTCCCTTTGATCCGAACGGCGCATGGTTTACAAGCGGCTTACGAATCGGAACGCCCGCGGTTACCACTCTCGGCATGAAAGAACCCGAAATGCAAGAGATTGCGGAAATGATATACGCGGTGTTAAAAGCAACTAAGCCTGCAAAAACAAAATCGGGAGGGCAAAGCAGAACCCATGTTGAAATCGACTCAAAAGTAAAAATCAAAACGGAGCAAAAAGTAAAAGATTTACTCAAACGTTTTGTATTATATCCCGAGCTTGATTTGGAACTTTTAAAAAGAATCTATATTCGATAA
- a CDS encoding haloacid dehalogenase-like hydrolase, with product MANIIAVVWDFDKTLVDGYMQDPIFEEYGVDSKEFWDEVNSLPAKYEKEQNVRVNPDTIYLNQFIKEAKAKNGKFKGLNNKKLRDFGSKVKFYSGIPEIFKRTKDVIDKNSSYKEYDIKIEHYIVSTGMAEVIRGSLVEKYVTDIWGCELIEEEINGEKVISEVVYTIDNTTKTRALFEINKGVNRHEGVQVNTKIPEEKRRVHFRNMIYIADGPSDIRAFSLVNQNKGATFAVYPKGNMPAMKQVEQMREDGRINMYAEADYRDGTMAYMWLCNKIEQFAERILNDEKEKIAKYAQRGTPKHLID from the coding sequence ATGGCAAATATTATTGCGGTTGTTTGGGATTTTGATAAAACACTTGTTGACGGATATATGCAGGATCCGATTTTTGAAGAGTATGGGGTTGATTCAAAAGAATTTTGGGATGAGGTAAATAGCCTTCCCGCAAAATATGAAAAAGAACAAAATGTGCGAGTAAACCCTGATACGATTTATCTTAACCAATTTATTAAAGAGGCTAAAGCTAAAAACGGAAAATTTAAAGGGTTGAATAATAAAAAATTAAGAGATTTTGGTAGCAAAGTAAAATTTTACTCAGGTATTCCAGAAATATTTAAAAGAACAAAAGATGTGATAGATAAAAATTCTAGTTATAAAGAATATGATATTAAAATAGAGCATTATATTGTAAGTACCGGAATGGCGGAGGTTATAAGAGGATCTCTGGTAGAAAAATATGTTACCGATATTTGGGGCTGCGAATTAATTGAAGAAGAAATTAATGGAGAAAAAGTTATCAGCGAAGTTGTCTACACAATTGATAATACTACAAAAACAAGGGCTCTTTTTGAAATAAATAAAGGAGTTAATCGTCACGAAGGTGTTCAGGTAAACACAAAAATACCGGAAGAAAAAAGAAGGGTGCATTTTCGCAACATGATTTATATTGCTGACGGACCGAGCGATATCCGTGCATTCTCCCTCGTTAATCAAAATAAAGGGGCTACCTTTGCTGTTTATCCGAAAGGTAATATGCCTGCAATGAAGCAGGTAGAACAAATGCGCGAAGATGGAAGAATCAATATGTATGCGGAGGCTGATTATCGCGATGGAACAATGGCCTATATGTGGTTATGCAATAAAATAGAACAATTCGCTGAAAGAATCTTGAATGATGAAAAAGAAAAAATAGCAAAATATGCGCAGCGAGGTACTCCTAAGCATTTAATTGATTAG
- a CDS encoding nitroreductase family protein, with translation MNEVIKNMLTRTSVRKFSAQKIDADTLKTIVECAKASPTAKNRQARKFTVVHNKEKIDALAAAIAKELDRSNYNFYNCDAIIIISYEKGDEHGFCDSSVAMQNIYLAAHALGLGSVWINQLKNNCDRKAIREVLNTLHIPQNHEVCGFSALGYPAETPEIKERTEPVEFIN, from the coding sequence ATGAATGAAGTAATTAAGAATATGTTAACAAGAACGAGTGTGAGGAAATTTTCTGCACAAAAAATTGATGCCGATACGCTTAAAACAATTGTTGAATGCGCGAAAGCTTCCCCAACCGCGAAAAATCGACAAGCAAGAAAATTCACTGTTGTGCATAATAAAGAAAAAATTGATGCGCTTGCAGCCGCTATTGCAAAAGAGTTAGATCGCAGTAATTATAATTTTTATAATTGCGATGCGATTATTATTATCAGTTATGAAAAAGGTGATGAACACGGTTTCTGCGATTCTTCGGTTGCAATGCAAAATATTTATCTTGCCGCTCATGCATTGGGCTTGGGCTCTGTGTGGATAAATCAGCTTAAAAACAATTGCGATAGAAAGGCGATTCGCGAAGTGCTTAACACTTTACATATTCCCCAAAATCATGAAGTTTGCGGTTTTTCGGCACTCGGGTATCCTGCTGAGACACCGGAAATAAAAGAAAGAACCGAGCCGGTAGAATTTATCAATTAA
- a CDS encoding s-methyl-5-thioribose-1-phosphate isomerase, whose protein sequence is MRQDYNLGFLLQYENVAWYENGAVKILDRRKYPSKVEYVFCADYTEVAQAITDMVTQSGGPFAAAAMGMVLAANNALRFSEEEAIRIMEDAAYTLSHARPTTTKAMQKITNEALSVFKNSISQKKTAKEITDELFQFAIDCNNKRYAENALASSFLADCIPDGSGVLTQCFGETTIGTFLRKINEQKKQLVMYCAETRPYLQGARLTASLCYSQGFDTVIITDNMIAAAMAANKVQVFISAADVITEDGHIINKVGTLQIALIAKHFKIPYYVIGIPDPAHPSIQTTHIEERNPKGILEFNGMRIAIDGVKAWYPAFDITPPELCTAIATDKGLFPPNHLQEYRNA, encoded by the coding sequence ATGCGGCAAGATTATAATCTGGGGTTTTTATTACAGTACGAAAATGTTGCCTGGTATGAAAACGGTGCGGTAAAAATTCTTGATCGAAGAAAATATCCTTCAAAGGTTGAGTATGTTTTTTGTGCCGATTATACGGAAGTTGCTCAAGCAATTACAGATATGGTAACGCAGAGCGGCGGGCCTTTTGCAGCCGCAGCAATGGGCATGGTGCTTGCCGCAAATAATGCGCTGCGTTTTTCGGAAGAGGAAGCAATTCGCATAATGGAAGACGCAGCGTATACTCTTTCTCATGCGCGCCCCACCACGACCAAAGCAATGCAAAAAATAACTAATGAAGCTCTTTCTGTTTTTAAGAACAGCATTAGCCAAAAAAAAACTGCAAAAGAAATTACTGATGAGTTGTTTCAATTTGCCATAGATTGTAACAATAAGCGATACGCAGAAAATGCTCTTGCAAGCAGTTTTCTTGCGGACTGTATTCCAGACGGTTCGGGAGTGCTGACGCAATGTTTCGGAGAAACAACTATCGGTACTTTTTTGCGAAAAATAAATGAACAAAAAAAACAGCTTGTGATGTATTGTGCTGAAACACGCCCCTACTTGCAGGGAGCTCGGCTTACCGCCTCTCTCTGTTATTCGCAAGGTTTTGATACGGTTATTATCACTGATAATATGATTGCCGCCGCAATGGCAGCAAATAAGGTGCAGGTTTTTATTTCTGCTGCCGATGTAATTACTGAAGACGGGCATATAATTAATAAGGTCGGAACCCTTCAAATTGCATTAATTGCAAAGCATTTTAAGATTCCATATTATGTAATAGGTATCCCTGATCCCGCGCATCCGTCAATACAAACCACTCATATTGAGGAGCGTAATCCGAAAGGCATTCTTGAATTTAACGGAATGCGTATTGCCATTGACGGGGTTAAAGCTTGGTATCCGGCTTTTGATATCACGCCGCCTGAACTTTGTACGGCAATTGCTACTGATAAAGGGCTGTTTCCTCCCAATCACTTGCAAGAATATCGGAACGCGTAA
- a CDS encoding tetratricopeptide repeat protein: MALQNENNTIGVVINDFLAAKRRFILIGFLAIIAIIVGVTVYLTITSKMHRTAATKVEEIRNEWVSEKEKNSENTGTKENEIIQKLGKIASSNKNSYAGTRAYTTIAEIYFSRKDWENAMKNYELAAESSKKTYLSGVNYFNAAVCADESGKQDLALDYYNKSAGAPEFPLQPRAMFNIGRLQEALSHTEEAIEAYNKLLEKFPNDNWALLGKSRIIELSLSH; the protein is encoded by the coding sequence ATGGCTTTACAAAATGAAAACAATACTATAGGTGTTGTCATAAATGATTTTTTAGCCGCAAAACGGAGATTTATTTTAATCGGTTTTCTTGCAATTATTGCTATTATTGTCGGTGTAACGGTATATCTGACAATCACTTCCAAAATGCACCGAACGGCAGCAACAAAAGTTGAAGAAATAAGAAACGAATGGGTAAGCGAAAAAGAAAAAAATAGCGAAAATACTGGAACTAAGGAAAATGAGATAATTCAAAAACTTGGAAAAATCGCCTCTTCAAATAAAAATTCTTATGCCGGCACTCGAGCATATACAACTATTGCGGAAATTTACTTTTCTCGTAAAGATTGGGAAAATGCAATGAAAAATTATGAGCTTGCAGCTGAATCAAGTAAAAAAACATATCTTTCAGGCGTAAATTATTTTAATGCAGCGGTATGTGCCGATGAATCCGGAAAACAAGATCTTGCTTTAGATTATTATAATAAATCTGCCGGGGCTCCTGAATTTCCTCTTCAACCTCGTGCTATGTTTAATATCGGAAGATTACAGGAAGCTCTTTCTCACACCGAAGAAGCAATTGAAGCATATAATAAACTTTTGGAAAAATTTCCCAATGATAACTGGGCACTGCTCGGTAAGTCAAGGATAATTGAGCTTTCTCTTTCTCATTAA
- a CDS encoding sigma-54-dependent Fis family transcriptional regulator produces MNLSTNIDAEKLNALIQISLLINSNYSDLNALLEKIVQSAMDVVGGDAASLLIVTADKKNLRFEIALGPRGIEAKKILVGLNGIAGWVVKHSKSAIINDVQNDTRFDSSVQETTGYVTRNMLAVPMRIKTECIGVIEVLNKADNQDFTLNDLEVLELFATQTALAYQNASNYKQSQEEIIRLQDQLTQEQGYHTLIAESPIMLEKLAICKRIAVSDASVLILGESGVGKELIAEQIHLNSDRAGEPFIRVNCAALPEGLLESELFGHVRGAFTDAVADRKGGFETANKGTIFLDEIGEVPLFVQAKLLRVLQDKTFEPVGSSKTFVADVRIIAATNRNIEKLVEEGTFRADLYYRLNVLPIYIPPLRQRIEDIPALANFFLKKFNKAVKKDFAGFTETAMSAMLAYHWPGNIRELENAVERACVVGTPPYITEDALFFTTNKTFVENPEDKTLKTAINVFKKQYILSVLEKNNWNQTSTAEVLDIQRTYLSRLLKELDIKEK; encoded by the coding sequence ATGAATTTAAGCACTAACATCGATGCTGAAAAATTAAATGCTCTTATTCAAATCAGTCTCCTTATCAACTCAAACTATTCGGATCTGAATGCTCTTTTGGAGAAAATAGTTCAGTCCGCTATGGACGTTGTCGGAGGAGATGCGGCTTCGTTATTGATAGTAACTGCCGATAAAAAAAACTTGCGTTTTGAAATAGCGCTCGGTCCGAGAGGAATTGAGGCAAAAAAAATTCTTGTAGGACTAAACGGAATTGCGGGTTGGGTTGTTAAGCATAGTAAAAGTGCAATTATTAACGATGTACAAAACGATACGCGGTTTGATTCAAGTGTGCAGGAAACAACCGGATATGTTACCAGAAACATGTTAGCGGTTCCAATGCGGATTAAAACCGAGTGTATCGGTGTTATCGAGGTTTTGAATAAGGCTGATAACCAAGATTTTACTCTTAATGATTTAGAAGTGCTTGAACTTTTTGCAACGCAAACCGCTCTTGCATATCAAAACGCATCTAATTATAAGCAATCGCAAGAAGAAATTATTAGATTGCAGGACCAGCTCACACAGGAGCAAGGGTATCATACGCTGATTGCCGAAAGTCCCATTATGTTGGAAAAGCTTGCGATCTGCAAAAGAATTGCAGTGTCGGATGCATCGGTTTTAATTTTAGGCGAAAGCGGGGTAGGGAAGGAGCTCATTGCGGAGCAAATTCACCTTAATTCTGATAGGGCAGGGGAGCCTTTTATTCGTGTCAACTGTGCCGCTCTTCCGGAGGGATTGCTTGAAAGTGAGCTTTTCGGACATGTTCGGGGCGCTTTTACCGATGCGGTTGCTGACAGAAAAGGAGGATTCGAAACGGCAAATAAGGGTACTATTTTCTTGGATGAGATCGGGGAAGTGCCTCTCTTTGTGCAAGCAAAGCTTTTACGTGTTTTGCAGGATAAAACGTTTGAACCGGTAGGATCCAGTAAAACTTTTGTTGCGGATGTGCGAATTATCGCCGCCACAAATCGTAATATAGAAAAATTGGTTGAAGAAGGGACGTTTCGAGCGGATTTGTATTACCGCCTTAATGTGTTGCCGATATATATTCCGCCGCTCAGGCAGCGTATAGAAGATATTCCTGCGTTAGCAAATTTTTTCTTAAAAAAATTTAATAAGGCGGTAAAAAAGGACTTTGCAGGTTTTACGGAAACAGCGATGAGTGCAATGCTTGCATATCATTGGCCCGGAAATATTCGGGAGCTTGAAAATGCTGTTGAACGGGCTTGTGTTGTGGGAACTCCTCCATATATAACGGAAGATGCGCTATTTTTTACTACAAACAAAACATTTGTTGAAAATCCTGAGGATAAGACCTTAAAAACCGCAATAAATGTATTTAAAAAACAATATATTTTATCGGTGTTGGAAAAAAATAATTGGAACCAAACCTCCACTGCGGAGGTTTTAGATATACAAAGAACATACTTATCAAGACTACTGAAAGAGCTTGATATCAAGGAGAAATAA
- the rpsA gene encoding 30S ribosomal protein S1 yields MIVAVDGPAGSGKSTIAKLLAEELHLTFMNTGSFYRALSLAVLRSLGGSADGSGAAPPDLSEEERWTEFAEHTDLRYSNGSVYLGNENVEAFLRSDAVEKIVAALSAIIPIRHCINKKIRDAARSLDIICEGRDMTTVVFPDADFKFYLDASVEARAKRRFNQGTSKLSLEEITANIEERDQIDKNKKEGSLKIAKDAAYLDTSRLTIKEVCEIIKNKIHSKGLRMEDMEVEKNAVKNSQEGIQAQLQEQYSFEAPQPGTVKEGIIIQVTDDTVFVDVGGKSEGHVPLTEFETAPKKGDAVRVYIEKIGMNGPELSKLRADKMTIKDSLYSAEKNKEPIEGKIIKLIDKRSGYDVDLGSGIIAFLPISQADSQKVDNPESLVGVSGKFYIERISPNRQNRENDNIVVNRRKYLEEVTEKTRDEFFQNTNIGDVVEGRVKSFTSFGAFIDLGGFDGLLHVNDMSWGHVMRPKDFVKKGEKIKLMVIRLDMAEKRINLSLKHFTPDPWLEFENKFQVNDIVKGRVTKITDFGAFIELSEGIEGLAHISEFSWVKKINKPSDMVKSGDEVECMILGYDIQAGRVSLGLKQVTANPWDDIDTRYPVGTRLTRKVVKITNAGAFVELEEGIDGFLHSDDISWTKKIRHLGSELEVGQEIDCMVIECTPETHRIRLGIKQLTEDPWETFANAYKIGSFVEGEVTSITDFGIFVKVPGDIEGLIHKQNLVEGRDANPDEALQKYQVGDKVKAVVIDINPREKKTAFSIRDYKKKMQQEEISQYMASGQEDDADSFTLGDLLKNKPSE; encoded by the coding sequence ATTATTGTAGCAGTTGACGGACCTGCCGGATCGGGAAAAAGTACTATTGCAAAATTACTTGCCGAAGAATTGCATCTTACTTTTATGAATACCGGCAGCTTTTATCGAGCCTTAAGTCTTGCCGTATTGCGTTCACTTGGGGGAAGTGCCGATGGAAGTGGCGCTGCTCCCCCCGATTTATCCGAAGAAGAGCGATGGACGGAGTTTGCCGAACACACTGACTTACGCTATAGCAACGGATCTGTATATCTCGGAAATGAGAATGTCGAGGCTTTTCTGCGCAGTGATGCGGTTGAAAAAATTGTTGCGGCCCTTTCCGCCATTATTCCGATTCGCCATTGTATTAACAAAAAGATTCGCGATGCAGCCCGATCGCTCGATATTATTTGCGAAGGCAGAGATATGACCACCGTTGTATTTCCTGATGCGGATTTTAAATTTTATCTTGATGCTTCTGTAGAAGCTCGGGCAAAGCGGCGGTTTAATCAGGGTACCAGCAAACTTTCTTTAGAAGAAATTACAGCAAATATTGAGGAAAGAGACCAAATTGATAAAAATAAGAAAGAGGGAAGCTTAAAAATTGCAAAAGATGCCGCATATTTAGATACTTCTCGCTTGACCATAAAAGAAGTTTGTGAGATAATAAAAAACAAAATACACAGTAAAGGGTTACGTATGGAAGATATGGAAGTGGAAAAGAATGCCGTAAAAAACTCCCAAGAAGGCATTCAAGCACAATTACAAGAGCAGTATTCATTTGAAGCTCCTCAACCGGGAACGGTGAAAGAGGGGATTATTATTCAAGTTACCGACGATACGGTTTTTGTCGATGTCGGCGGGAAGTCTGAAGGGCATGTTCCTTTGACAGAATTTGAAACTGCGCCTAAAAAGGGAGATGCAGTTCGCGTTTATATTGAAAAAATAGGAATGAACGGACCTGAGCTTTCAAAGCTGAGAGCCGATAAAATGACTATAAAAGATTCTTTATACTCTGCTGAAAAAAACAAAGAACCGATTGAAGGAAAAATTATAAAGCTTATTGATAAGCGATCCGGATACGATGTTGATTTGGGGTCGGGCATTATTGCTTTTCTTCCGATTAGTCAGGCTGACAGTCAAAAAGTAGATAACCCCGAAAGCTTGGTAGGCGTTTCCGGAAAATTCTATATTGAGAGAATTTCTCCCAATAGACAAAACAGAGAAAATGACAACATTGTTGTAAATAGACGAAAATATCTTGAAGAGGTTACCGAAAAAACACGGGATGAATTCTTTCAAAATACGAATATCGGCGATGTTGTTGAAGGCAGGGTAAAGAGCTTTACCAGTTTCGGCGCCTTTATTGATCTCGGAGGTTTTGACGGGTTGCTTCATGTAAATGATATGAGCTGGGGACATGTGATGCGCCCTAAAGACTTTGTTAAAAAAGGTGAAAAAATAAAGCTCATGGTTATTCGTCTTGATATGGCGGAGAAGCGGATAAACCTTTCATTAAAGCATTTTACTCCCGATCCGTGGTTAGAATTTGAAAATAAATTCCAAGTGAATGATATTGTAAAAGGGCGAGTAACTAAAATTACTGATTTCGGTGCTTTTATCGAGCTTTCAGAAGGGATTGAAGGTTTGGCGCATATCAGTGAATTCAGTTGGGTTAAGAAAATCAACAAACCGAGTGATATGGTAAAATCAGGCGATGAAGTGGAATGCATGATTCTCGGGTATGATATTCAGGCCGGAAGAGTTTCTCTCGGTTTAAAGCAGGTTACCGCAAATCCATGGGACGATATTGATACACGCTATCCGGTAGGAACAAGACTTACCAGAAAGGTTGTAAAAATTACCAATGCGGGAGCATTTGTTGAGCTTGAAGAAGGTATTGACGGATTTTTACACAGCGATGATATTTCTTGGACAAAGAAAATTCGACATCTTGGCAGTGAACTTGAGGTAGGGCAAGAAATTGATTGTATGGTTATTGAATGCACTCCCGAAACGCATAGAATTCGACTTGGTATTAAACAACTTACCGAAGATCCGTGGGAAACATTTGCCAATGCCTACAAAATAGGTTCTTTTGTTGAAGGTGAGGTAACATCTATTACCGACTTCGGAATCTTTGTAAAAGTGCCGGGAGATATTGAAGGACTTATTCATAAGCAAAACCTGGTTGAAGGACGGGATGCTAATCCGGACGAAGCCTTACAAAAATATCAGGTTGGCGATAAGGTTAAGGCTGTTGTTATCGATATCAATCCTCGCGAAAAGAAAACCGCATTCTCTATTCGGGATTATAAAAAGAAAATGCAGCAAGAAGAGATTTCACAATACATGGCTTCCGGACAGGAAGATGATGCAGACTCCTTTACGTTGGGAGATCTTTTAAAGAATAAACCTTCAGAATAA
- a CDS encoding adenylate/guanylate cyclase domain-containing protein gives MDSKEFNLLGLNLKEDGSVELDPTTLEGLKKMPIDIFDNVYLGEVKPDALILCIDIRGFSNFLCSHDEQTVFSLITSFTSNFLSCVNQFGYGCSYYKLLGDGALVIWDQTNEDSVAEALSVFTSYLHFAKEELFPPYPELGLAGALVQDLIYKYEISAETSLLKYRDYVGYGINLACRVQGLAEKDQLVVNKILADQNYFQTRISKDPALIKDLSRLKGLREEDRNAMYFYV, from the coding sequence ATGGACAGCAAAGAGTTTAATTTATTAGGTTTAAATCTTAAAGAAGATGGCAGTGTAGAGCTTGATCCTACAACTCTGGAAGGATTAAAAAAAATGCCCATTGACATTTTTGACAATGTATATTTGGGAGAGGTAAAACCTGATGCATTGATTCTATGTATTGATATTCGAGGCTTTAGCAACTTCCTTTGTAGTCATGACGAACAGACGGTTTTCAGTCTCATCACCTCTTTTACATCAAATTTTCTTTCATGTGTAAACCAATTCGGATACGGTTGCTCGTACTACAAATTGCTCGGAGACGGAGCGCTTGTAATCTGGGATCAAACAAATGAGGATAGTGTTGCGGAAGCTTTATCCGTGTTTACCTCATACCTTCATTTTGCAAAAGAAGAGCTTTTCCCTCCGTACCCCGAATTAGGGCTTGCCGGAGCTCTTGTGCAGGATCTTATTTATAAATACGAAATATCCGCAGAAACATCATTGCTCAAATACCGCGACTATGTGGGATACGGCATCAATCTTGCATGCAGAGTGCAAGGCTTAGCGGAAAAAGATCAGCTGGTAGTAAATAAAATTCTGGCAGATCAAAACTACTTCCAAACAAGAATATCAAAGGATCCTGCCCTTATAAAAGACTTATCCCGATTAAAAGGTTTACGAGAAGAAGATAGAAATGCAATGTATTTTTATGTATAA